One window of Thermacetogenium phaeum DSM 12270 genomic DNA carries:
- a CDS encoding P-II family nitrogen regulator yields MISRYKLLVTVVNYGTARKVVKASKEAGAEGGTTILGKGTVGRRITKVLGIPLESEKEIILTLTREERVENILQAVVTTAKLDKPGRGIAFIIDVNKVAGICHRELSLDTSNGGWGGNNMPGESKVLYDLIVTIVNKGEAENVVDASRKAGAEGGTIMFGRGTGIHEHAKLFGITIEPEKEIVLTLIDRQKSAEVLEAITNEVKLNKPGKGIAFVLEVEKVVGINHPLNRMVRGMLTEQQQ; encoded by the coding sequence ATGATATCTAGATACAAGTTGTTGGTAACAGTTGTCAACTACGGTACGGCCAGAAAAGTGGTCAAGGCCTCCAAAGAGGCCGGGGCCGAAGGGGGGACTACCATTCTAGGAAAAGGCACTGTGGGCCGCAGAATAACTAAGGTTTTAGGAATCCCCCTGGAGTCGGAAAAAGAAATAATTCTGACGTTAACAAGAGAAGAAAGAGTAGAAAATATCTTGCAGGCGGTCGTTACTACCGCCAAATTGGATAAACCGGGCCGAGGAATAGCATTTATCATCGATGTCAACAAGGTAGCCGGGATTTGTCACCGGGAACTCTCTTTAGATACATCCAACGGGGGTTGGGGAGGGAATAACATGCCTGGTGAGAGTAAAGTTTTGTACGATTTAATCGTAACCATCGTCAATAAGGGAGAAGCGGAAAATGTGGTTGATGCTTCCCGCAAGGCCGGTGCTGAAGGCGGAACGATAATGTTCGGCCGGGGGACGGGAATTCATGAGCATGCCAAATTGTTCGGTATTACTATAGAACCCGAGAAAGAAATCGTCCTCACCCTCATCGACCGTCAAAAAAGCGCTGAGGTCTTGGAAGCCATAACGAACGAAGTCAAATTGAACAAACCCGGGAAGGGGATCGCCTTTGTTTTAGAAGTTGAAAAAGTTGTGGGTATCAATCATCCACTGAACCGGATGGTGAGAGGGATGCTCACTGAACAGCAACAGTAG
- a CDS encoding DUF1538 domain-containing protein gives MKDIAVFTGFGHVLIEVAIALAPLTILFMFLQVWLLKLPKQRFFNTLKGLALTFLGLSLFLQGVYIGFLPVGELIGNTLASLDYNWVLIPIGFVLGFASAFAEPAVRVLNYEVEKASGGYIPQQVMLYTLSLGVAVSVALSMARILFGFSLWYLVIPGYLIVLIMAYYSTPTFVAIAFDSGGVATGPMVVTFILTMSLGVASSIAGRNPLIEGFGMVALVALAPILAVLLLGLLYSRKEKQSERDDI, from the coding sequence TTGAAGGATATCGCTGTTTTCACGGGGTTTGGCCATGTTCTGATAGAAGTGGCTATTGCCCTTGCCCCCCTCACGATCTTATTTATGTTCTTGCAAGTTTGGCTGCTAAAACTGCCCAAGCAGAGATTTTTTAACACGCTGAAGGGTTTGGCTTTAACCTTTTTAGGATTGTCTCTTTTCTTGCAGGGTGTTTATATCGGCTTTTTGCCCGTTGGGGAATTGATAGGAAACACCCTGGCTAGTTTAGATTATAACTGGGTGTTGATTCCGATAGGTTTTGTTCTGGGTTTTGCTTCTGCATTTGCTGAACCTGCAGTGCGCGTGTTAAATTATGAGGTGGAAAAGGCATCAGGGGGGTATATCCCCCAGCAGGTGATGCTCTATACGCTATCTTTAGGGGTTGCCGTCTCGGTTGCCTTATCGATGGCGAGAATTCTCTTCGGTTTTTCTTTATGGTACCTGGTAATTCCGGGCTATTTGATCGTTTTGATTATGGCATACTACTCGACGCCTACCTTTGTGGCCATCGCTTTCGATTCCGGAGGAGTAGCAACCGGTCCCATGGTCGTGACTTTTATCTTAACCATGTCCTTAGGGGTTGCCTCCTCCATAGCGGGCCGGAATCCTTTAATCGAAGGGTTTGGGATGGTGGCCCTTGTTGCGCTTGCTCCTATTCTGGCGGTTTTATTGTTAGGGCTGCTTTATAGCAGAAAGGAGAAACAGAGTGAGCGAGATGATATCTAG
- a CDS encoding DUF1538 domain-containing protein, with the protein MDTIKSTVIEVVLAVLPVTVFVVILQLMLKLPLTVMMQFLVGAVLVTVGLILFLLGVHLGLLEVGEATGAALPKIGKVWIVVLFGFLFGFVVTVAEPDVRVLATQVDAVSGGAISKNLLIGSVGLGVAVFVGLALLRVVLGVPLKYLLYASYGLVFLLASLTPAEYAVVSLDAGGVTTGPMTVPFVIALGVGVASVLGGRSTSADGFGYVALGSVGSIIAVLVLGVIYG; encoded by the coding sequence ATGGATACTATAAAAAGCACTGTAATTGAAGTTGTTTTGGCAGTTTTGCCGGTAACCGTGTTCGTTGTTATTCTGCAATTAATGCTCAAGCTGCCGCTAACAGTAATGATGCAGTTTCTGGTCGGTGCAGTTCTGGTCACGGTCGGTTTAATTCTTTTCTTGCTGGGTGTCCATCTTGGCCTGCTTGAGGTTGGTGAAGCTACCGGTGCAGCTCTCCCCAAAATAGGTAAAGTATGGATTGTGGTTCTTTTTGGTTTTCTCTTCGGTTTTGTGGTGACGGTGGCCGAGCCCGATGTCAGGGTGTTGGCCACTCAAGTAGATGCTGTCTCCGGAGGAGCCATTTCCAAGAATCTTTTAATCGGCAGTGTGGGTTTGGGTGTGGCTGTATTTGTGGGGCTGGCTTTACTGCGGGTTGTTCTGGGTGTTCCCTTAAAATACCTTCTCTATGCAAGTTACGGCCTGGTGTTTTTGCTGGCATCCTTGACGCCGGCTGAGTATGCGGTAGTTTCTTTAGATGCCGGGGGTGTCACCACCGGCCCGATGACGGTACCGTTTGTTATTGCGTTAGGCGTGGGAGTCGCTTCCGTATTGGGGGGGAGAAGTACTTCGGCTGACGGTTTCGGTTACGTTGCCTTGGGGTCTGTTGGGTCTATTATCGCCGTACTGGTGCTCGGAGTGATATACGGTTGA
- a CDS encoding IS1096 element passenger TnpR family protein, with product MGRRKTKPQRSGKCFLCGSIYGKSGMTKHLSVCKKRYLLSLPEMVVPEEYFHIVVEGRYNPEYWLHLLVQSEATLNQLDQFLRDIWLECCDHLSQFVIHGIRYVNETGEDLFGFFSNETDMNISLAEVLEPGAIFYHEYDFGNTTELALRVLSIDHLDRGIKNAINKVKKDDESLDYEGIYVLARNEPPLIKCKKCGATATLVCVNCFYSGEGWFCQKCAVEHECGEEMFLPVVNSPRVGRCAYTGR from the coding sequence TTGGGAAGGCGAAAGACAAAGCCTCAAAGGAGCGGCAAATGTTTTTTATGCGGGAGCATCTACGGTAAATCAGGGATGACCAAACACTTGTCCGTATGTAAAAAGAGATATTTATTATCTCTTCCGGAAATGGTGGTGCCGGAAGAATACTTCCATATTGTTGTTGAAGGCCGCTATAATCCCGAATACTGGTTGCATCTCCTGGTGCAAAGCGAGGCAACTCTCAATCAACTGGACCAGTTCCTAAGGGATATCTGGCTGGAATGTTGTGACCATCTGAGCCAATTCGTTATCCACGGCATAAGGTATGTCAATGAAACGGGTGAGGATCTCTTCGGCTTTTTTAGCAATGAGACGGATATGAATATTTCCCTGGCGGAGGTGCTTGAGCCTGGTGCTATATTTTACCATGAATACGATTTTGGCAACACCACTGAACTGGCCCTGCGGGTATTGTCAATAGACCACCTGGATAGGGGGATAAAAAATGCAATTAATAAAGTGAAAAAAGATGATGAAAGCCTGGATTATGAAGGCATTTATGTCCTGGCCAGGAACGAGCCGCCGTTGATTAAGTGCAAAAAATGCGGTGCAACGGCTACCCTGGTATGTGTTAATTGTTTTTATAGTGGTGAAGGATGGTTTTGCCAAAAATGTGCTGTTGAGCATGAATGTGGCGAGGAAATGTTCTTGCCGGTGGTCAACTCTCCCCGGGTGGGTAGGTGTGCCTATACAGGAAGATAA